The sequence GCTGCAGGCAGCGAGGCTGGAGGGGATGGCACGCGCCGGGGCAAGTCCGCGGGACGCGGCGCAGTCCCAAGAGCGGGGGTGCATGTTCACCGGGACGCGAGGTCGTCAGCTTGCGTGACGGGCGCAGCCTGGCGCGCAAGATGCCGCGTCCCGGCTGGATGGCTGCGGCGGTACCGGAAATAGAAACGCCGGCACTCGGCCGGCGTTGGGCAATCAGATCCCAATCTAACAACACTAGAGGACAGGGAAATGGTTGAACATGTCCGGTGTGGGAAACGGTGCCAGCGGTTCGTCGTCGGTGTCCGCGTCCTGTGAGCGCTCTTCCAGCTGGGGACCCAGATTGTCCTCCGCGATCTTGATGATGCCGCGTTCAAGGGCGCCGACGATGATCCGCCTTTTGTCTTCGTCTGTGTCGACGGGGAGACCCTCTATCAATTCCCTGACATCGAAGTTGAAGCCCGACCCCTCCCCTTTCGCATACGAAGTCGTGAACCAGTATTCCATCGGCCCCTGTTCAACGTCATCATCAAGATAGCGGCGATACACCTTCACGCCGTTGTGTTCCGCGAACAGCTCGGGACTGACGAAAATCTGCTGGTACGGCATGGTTTCTCCTTTCGAGCAATATCAGTGCATGGTGTTTACGCCCGCCGGATAGCGGGCGTCTGCAATCAGGCCGCCATCGCGAACAGATCGAGCTGGCTTAGCGGCTGGGCCATCGAAACCGGCTGCGCTGTGGGAATGTCTGCCGGCTCTTCCTGTTCAACGGATTCGAAATCGCAGACCACAACCTCACACACCGGCGAGACACCGTGCCAATCGTTGCGATAGGTCTCCGTGTCGATTCCGCAATTGGCGTCGAGCGATATCGCCGTTTGATCCAGGAATTTGCGGCACTTGTCGGTGATGCTCTCCTGATAGTCCCGCTTTCCGGAATAGCGAAACGGTGCGGACATCTGCGGCACAATGAACGTCCCCCATCGCGCGATGCGCGAGGCCAGTTCGATTACCTTGTATTCGAACTCTGCGCCCTTGTAACGACCGTCGTAACCGTCGGCTCTCACGCGGCCAAACGGTGGATTAGAAATCGCCGCGTCGAACCGGTCGAACTCTTTCCACCAGTCGCCAAATACGTCCGCGTGAATCCAGATCGCATCGGGGGCTACCTTTCGACCAACGCGCACATATTCTGCGCAACGCTCGACGCATACGATTGATTTCGCTTTGCCTTCGCAGGCGTACGCGAGGGAGCCGATCCCGGCGCACAGATCGACAATCGAGTCACAACCGCTCGGCACTTCGATGGAAAAATCACGGGCGAGACCCCACGGCGTGAAAAACGCACCCATCGCGCTGTTATCGTGATTCGCCCCTTCCTGAAAATTTTCGAGCACGAACAGACGTTCATCCTCCGTCAATCGACGGTCAAGGGCGACAAGCCGGTTCACTTCTGCCATCGACTTAGTTTGTGCCTTAGTCAGTTTCATATGCTTCCCCGTTGGATGTTCAATCGGCGGCCGCGTCATCGCGCGGCCCGCGCTTTTTCAGTTGATGCGTCGCGCCGTACCAAGGCCATAGAAGCCACCGACGCCGAGAATGTCCGCTGCGATGTCTGCCAGCGCGAAAAGACTAGGACCGCCCGGGTATTCGCAATGCCACTCACCAAGCAGCGAAAACGAGACAGGCTCCCTCGGGCGCTCGAAGTCAGCACGCAGATACGCGCCAGGTGCCGGGCCAGTAAAAAACGACCCGGCTACCTCGATGCGATCGAATTTGTAGGGATAGATGCACTGCTGGTAATCGCTGGCTTCTTCGGCTTTGATCATTGCGCGTCCTTTAAAGCTGACCGGGCCCCTAGATTCCGAAGTCCCGGCGTAAAAGATGTTTCTGCTGAGTCGGCGGCGTCTCTCGCCGTTGCCGCCGTTCCCCTGAGTTCGTCGTCCCGCGATCAAAGGAGACACGGCCGTAGCTGGGTCAAGGCTTCAAGCGCGGGGTGTGGGGCGGGATGGAGCGCAGCGACTGACACGGCCCCGCGCGCCTTGACGCAGCGCAGGACGGGGCTACGATCGCGAGAAAAGGACGGCGAACGAGGGGGACGGGGTTTCGGCACTGAGAGCTGCTGCACGACGAAGCGAAACGCCCCGCGCGGCGAGCGCGCTTACCGAGCTGCCGCAGGCAGCGAGGCTGGAGGGGATGGCACGCGCCGGGGCAAGTCCGCGGGACGCGGCGCGGTCCCAAGAGCGGGGGTGCATGTTCACCGGGACGCGAGGTCGTCAGCTTGTGTGACAGGCATAGCCTGGCGCGCAAGGTGCCGCGTCACGGCTGGATGGCTGCGGCGAAACCGGAAACAGAAACGCCGGCACTCGGCCGGCGTCGGTGGCAATTGACGCGAGCGCGTGGTTACTGACTCGTCGCCGGAGCTGGATAGGTGACGTGAATCTTTCCGTCCGGCGTGAGCGTGAACTCACCCGGGCCCGCGAAACCTGCGGGCTTGGTCGGCTCGTAAATGTAGATCGCGCCGGGTTTCATATTTCGTTGCGCCTGGGTTTGTGTTGGCTGCGTCTGAGCACAGGCGGAAAGCACGATAACAGCGGCAATCAGGGCGACACGGTATGCGGTGGCAAGCATATTTCTCTCTCTTCGTTGGCGGCCGCGCACGCACGGCCGCTTGCTGTTTAAACGTCGATCGTCAACAGAACGGTCCGAACATTCGTGCCAGATTCTACAAACGTTCCCTCCGGCAGTTCTTCCCACGTACCGCCTCGAGCTTCAACAAGCGGCAAAAGTTTTTCGTTCTGTCGTGGGCCATTCGCACAGATCGCAATCAGACGCCCGCCCGGTTTCATAAAGTCCAGTGCATGTGAAATATGCGCGATGTCCTGACCATTGGCGAAAGGCGGATTGATGATGATTCGGTCGAACAGGCCCAGCTCGTCGCCGCACTCCAGAAAGTCGGCGCATACGACCTTTATATCGCCATGTGACGCTGCGAGCGTCCGAGAAAGCGCGTGATTTATCTCGACGGCAGTAACAGTAATGGTGGTGCGGTCGATCGCTTCGAAAATCGCGTTGATGATGCGGCCGGTTCCAGCGCTGAACTCGCCGACCGAATCCCCCTCCCCGATCGCCGCCTCTTCCACCATACGCGCCGCTAGGGCGGACGGTGTCGGGAACAGTTGCGGCGCGCTGACTACCTGCACACCCGCCCGCAGCAATTCGCGCAAGTGGTTGAACTCCTCTCCCTTTTCCCGTGTCTCGACCGGGGCCGCCGGCTCGGCCATGCGCGATTCAACGCTTGACGGCTCGCGCTGGCTTTCGATCCTGACCGCCTCGGGCGTGTTGCTTTCCACCGCGGGCGGGTCGACGCGCTTCTGGTCCGTGATGTACACCTGAGCCAACCGGTAGCCGTCTCCCGCGACCAACGCACGGCGAATGCGGTGCGCGCCGTGCTTGTCGTCGGCGGCGATCTTCCGGACGCTCTTGTAGTCGTCCGGGCGGTTCTTCCACTGCGCAGCAGTCATTTCGAGAAAGCCCTCGCCGGGGTAGTTCGTGAGTGGAGACAGTTTCTTTGTGGCCTTCACGGCTGCGGCGTCTGTGGCTTCGGGTTCGCGGTATCCCTTCACCTCTTCGATTCCATATTTCCACTCATTGCGCCAATGAACGACGGCGGGCGCGCTCGTGGTAACGCTATTGATGCGACCGCTTGCACGATTGACCCGGATCACGACCAGCCATTCGCCGCCGACAAGCACGCGCCCGCCTGGCTTGATGTCGTGGTGGTCTGACGCAATGCCGCCGTTCTCGTCCAGCATGGCGCGCTCATATGCAAGCCGGTTTTCCAGGTGCATGATCCAGCGCTGACGCCAGGCTATGGTTTGCCTATGGACTCGAATGCAATGTTCGCGCGCCTGCTCGACGGTCATTTTTTCGTCGGCCAACATCGAATAGACCGACGTCCCCCAGGTCTTTCCTTGCTCGTAGATGGATACGTGGTCAAACGCTGCGATCTGTTTCGCCTGTTCCAGCGTGAGGCCCTCGGTCTGCCACTTCGTGAGGTTCTCGCTTGCCTCGGCGCTCTCCCGCCGATGTTTGCGGAGGTCTGCCTCCAGTGTCTTGATGCGACGGTGGCGCACGTCTGGCTTTTGCTTGTATTCCGCGTGGCGACGTGCCCCGGTTGCGCGACGCGTCCAGTATTCGGATGTTTCCCAAAGATTGACGGCACGACGCATGCCGTTTTCGATGCGCTCAGCGTCACGGCGCGCGTGGCGCTCGCTGTGATGGCCAACGAGGATAGGCTGTCCGAGCGGGATATGATCCGCGATAGCGGCGACGGCTTCACGCGCCGTGTGCGCTTCGCTCGCGCGCTTTTCGCTGTAGTCCTCGAACCGGTCTGCCCTGTCTTCTGCCCGATCAACTAGCGTGGTGTCCTCGTCGCCAACCTCGCCGCAAAGTTCCAGCAGCAGATCCTCGCGCGACGGCGACCACGCCGGAGCTACGAAAAGATCCTGTTTCGGTGCAAAACGGAAACCTGCTTCGTGAACGCGTTTGTACAGGCCATCGTCCAGACGCGAAGTCGAGTAGAGCCGCAGCTTATTGTCTTCGGGTGAATAGGTGGCGCTGAGATTTTGCATCTAAAGTTCTCCTTACAGGTTGAGCTGACCGGGCCCCTAGATTCCGAGTCCCGGCGTGAAAGATGTTTCTGCTGAGTCGGCGGCGTCTCTCGCCGTTGCCGCCGTTCCCCTGAGTTCGTCGTCCCGCGATCAAAGGAGACGCGACCGTAGCTGGGTCAAGGATTCAAGCGCGGGGTGTGGGGCGGGATGGAGCGCAGCGACTGACACGGCCCCGCGCGCCTTGACGCAGCGCAGGACGTGGCTACGATCGCGAGAAAAGGACGGCGAACGAGGGGGACGGGAATTCGGCACTGAGAGCTGCTGCCCGACGAAGCGAAACGCCCCGCGCGGCGAGCGCGCTCACCGAGCTGCTGCAGGCAGCGAGGCTGGAGGGGATGGCACGCGCCGGGGCAAGTCCGCGGGACGCGGCGCAGTCCCAAGAGCGGGGGTGCATGTTCACCGGGACGCGAGGTCGTCAGCTTGCGTGACGGGCGCAGCCTGGCGCGCAAGGTGCCGCGTCACGGCTGGATTGCAGCGGCGGTACCAGAAGCGACAACGCCGGCACTCGGCCGGCGTCGCTGGGCGATCACGCAAAGGCAAGCTGCCCCTGCGTCGCGCTTACCGGCTGAAGTGCGGGAGCAACCTCTGGCGCGGCCGTCTCGGGCACGTCCCACGTGAGCACGTCGCGCATCGATCCGACGCGATAGCGCACGCTATCGGCGTCTTCGCCTTTGATGTCCGAAAACAGGAACGTGAATTCATCCGCCGCCTGGTCGCGTTCGCCGATGAGGCCGAGACCTCGGGCCAGTTCATCCACCGCGCGACGGTGATGATCCTCCTTGCACGCGGTGCGGCGCACAGTAATGCGCGTGTCCTTGGGCAACGGCGCCGCATTCCTCAGCGCTTCACGCACGACCGGTATCGTTGCCTTCGCAAAGCCGGGTTGAACCAGTTCACGCTCAAGCGCCGGTCCGGTCACATACTGTGCAAGCGCGGAATAAGCCCATACGCCGTCTGACCACTTGCCGTCATCGCCTGCGACGAGTCGCACGTCTGCGTCGATGGCGAAGCAACGCGGAGACGGCAGGTCTATCTCCCGCGCGGAAACATTGCGCACGGGCGGGACGTCGATAGGTACCGTGCCAGTGTCGCTGTGAGTGAATACACGCCACGGCGACAGTTCACCATCGACGCCATAGATCGCACGTAGCAAGCCGGTGTCGCCGTAGAGCGTCGCCGTAATACCTTCATTCCTGACTACGTCGAAGCGGTCTGCCAGTCCTGCACGCTGCAGGACGGATAACACCCTTTCGTTGGCATCCTCGGGCAGCGCCGCACGCCAGCCGGTTTCAAATTTCAGCGTCACGACAACGTCGCGCATCTGGACCGGACGATTCAGTTCCTGCTTCCACGATTCGATGTAGTTCTCCGGCTTAATGTCGCCGCTACGGCTCTGCAACATGCCGCCGCAACAGTCGGATGCACCTACAAATGCCCGCCGCAAAACTTCCTCCCGCGTGCCGAACGCGAATGCGCTCCAGTGGTCGGTGTGCGGATAGCAATTTTTTTCGTATGACCGCTCGAA comes from Paraburkholderia dioscoreae and encodes:
- a CDS encoding class I SAM-dependent methyltransferase produces the protein MKLTKAQTKSMAEVNRLVALDRRLTEDERLFVLENFQEGANHDNSAMGAFFTPWGLARDFSIEVPSGCDSIVDLCAGIGSLAYACEGKAKSIVCVERCAEYVRVGRKVAPDAIWIHADVFGDWWKEFDRFDAAISNPPFGRVRADGYDGRYKGAEFEYKVIELASRIARWGTFIVPQMSAPFRYSGKRDYQESITDKCRKFLDQTAISLDANCGIDTETYRNDWHGVSPVCEVVVCDFESVEQEEPADIPTAQPVSMAQPLSQLDLFAMAA
- a CDS encoding methyltransferase, which gives rise to MAEPAAPVETREKGEEFNHLRELLRAGVQVVSAPQLFPTPSALAARMVEEAAIGEGDSVGEFSAGTGRIINAIFEAIDRTTITVTAVEINHALSRTLAASHGDIKVVCADFLECGDELGLFDRIIINPPFANGQDIAHISHALDFMKPGGRLIAICANGPRQNEKLLPLVEARGGTWEELPEGTFVESGTNVRTVLLTIDV